Proteins from one Danaus plexippus chromosome 18 unlocalized genomic scaffold, MEX_DaPlex mxdp_20, whole genome shotgun sequence genomic window:
- the LOC116773033 gene encoding pre-mRNA-processing factor 39 isoform X1 gives MDDEMSSDLQKCLSEGAMDTDEGPLINENSNGLSHLLTDGEFNSVDAAVVDESSTSNQAFLNAVELSTGSVGDYLDNNTGGFNTDSFDVGDNAVNFPSDSLNNVLSDGDSRLSDAFKPTPNDIDLTENQKTVSQLELDMELTQDTSNETRSNQDFNMSSFNERNDTLPSDQDNTNDTLVEQSVKKSRKKRRSSKDEDDNKKNQNSNDRNRLSERKQDSVHREYEVSDNTQGNSQDSSYGRSKEKVKVGSAEETEVVSEDELPVIQKPSVKDAENVSDDELPGPKPAELPADTEVVSEDELPTSKKDGKESRKRKTEEGDGYDPGSPTSESESANKKQAVSKNGESKPVSAEKRFSGDEKPKKKTLPDLDKYWKVVNDDPTDFTGWTYLLQYVDQESDAEAAREAYDAFLSHYPYCYGYWRKYADYEKRKGSKKKCLEVLERGLKAIPLSVDLWIHYLNHIKTTRTEDHAFIRSQYERAIEACGLEFRSDRLWESYIKWEAENGSALNVTNIYDRLLATPTLGYTSHFDNFQEHVMSEPACGAVSAEELVRLRAEVRDSAPAQPPPDLPPGEDEPADHIASEDEAQAIKERIIAARRKVHKTTGEEVAARWAFEEGIKRPYFHVKPLERCQLKNWKAYLEWEKQHGSFKRALVLHERCLIACALYEEFWMRLIKFLEEHSASDPSVIPLQRDALERACTVHHLDKPELHLHWAHFEEANGNTSRAAEILDRIEKTCPNLVQIQYRRINLERRRGEYDKCVQLYEGYISSAKNKAIASALAIKYARFLFHVKREPEAARKVLDDAVLKDPLNARLHMQRLDLALHTPGTKYEELEELLMSYEKQEGAEIETSTALAVRRRELAEELGDAASARQAHTHARTLYKHMRKRARAAKHDTHHHTACADPSKKKENCATTTSTTTASSANQYYQNAAATAQSYDQSYAQPYTPPWGYQQAAGPYPHHPHPHPWPQYPNYY, from the exons atggaTGATGAAATGAGTTCAGATTTACAG AAATGTTTATCAGAGGGTGCTATGGACACTGATGAGGGtccattaataaatgaaaattcaaatGGTTTGTCCCATTTATTAACCGACGGAGAGTTTAACAGTGTTGACGCTGCGGTTGTTGACGAGTCGTCTACCTCGAATCAGGCTTTTTTAAATGCAGTTGAGTTATCGACTGGCAGCGTCGGTGATTATCTCGATAACAACACGGGCGGTTTTAACACTGATTCATTCGATGTCGGCGACAACGCTGTCAACTTCCCCAGCGACTCTTTAAACAATGTACTGTCAGACGGCGATTCCCGGTTGAGTGATGCTTTCAAACCGACGCCAAATGATATAGATCTTACAGAGAATCAGAAGACGGTGTCTCAATTAGAGCTCGATATGGAGTTGACGCAGGATACGTCTAACGAAACTAGAAGCAATCAGGATTTTAACATGTCCTCTTTTAACGAGAGAAATGATACGTTACCAAGTGACCAAGACAACACCAACGATACGCTTGTCGAACAGTCAGTAAAGAAATCTAGAAAGAAAAGACGTTCATCAAAAGATGAAGACGATAACAAGAAAAACCAGAACTCCAATGATAGGAATAGATTAAGCGAAAGAAAACAGGATTCGGTGCACAGAGAATATGAG gtATCAGATAATACTCAAGGAAACAGCCAGGATAGTTCATATGGAAGATCGAAAGAAAAAGTGAAG GTTGGAAGTGCTGAAGAGACCGAGGTAGTTTCCGAAGATGAACTGCCGGTTATTCAGAAACCGAGTGTAAAAGATGCAGAGAATGTGTCCGATGATGAATTGCCGGGACCTAAACCAGCCGAACTACCGGCAGATACCGAG GTTGTGTCCGAGGACGAACTGCCGACATCAAAGAAGGATGGAAAAGAGTCTCGGAAACGAAAAACTGAGGAAGGTGATGGTTATGATCCTGGTTCACCAACATCTGAATCGGAGTCGGCTAACAAAAAACAAGCTGTTTCTAAG AACGGTGAAAGCAAACCAGTGTCGGCAGAAAAAAGATTCTCAGGGGATGAAAAGCCTAAGAAGAAAACTCTCCCCGACCTAGACAAGTACTGGAAGGTGGTTAACGATGATCCGACAGATTTCACAGGCTGGACATACTTGTTGCAGTACGTCGACCAAGAG AGCGACGCCGAAGCGGCCCGCGAAGCCTACGACGCCTTCCTCTCCCACTACCCGTACTGCTACGGCTACTGGCGCAAGTACGCCGATTACGAGAAGCGTAAAGGaagtaaaaagaaatgccTGGAG GTGTTGGAAAGGGGGCTGAAAGCCATACCACTGTCGGTTGACCTTTGGATACATTATCTCAACCACATTAAGACCACGAGGACTGAAGATCACGCCTTCATTAGGTCGCAGTACGAGAGGGCTATCG AAGCATGCGGCCTGGAGTTTCGTTCCGACCGTCTCTGGGAGTCGTACATCAAGTGGGAGGCCGAGAACGGCTCGGCCCTCAACGTCACCAATATATATGATCGTCTGCTGGCGACGCCGACACTTGGATACACCTCGCACTTTGACAA TTTCCAGGAGCACGTGATGTCGGAGCCGGCTTGCGGAGCGGTTTCCGCTGAGGAGCTCGTCCGCCTCCGCGCTGAGGTGAGGGACTCCGCCCCCGCTCAGCCGCCGCCCGACCTGCCCCCCGGCGAGGACGAGCCCGCTGATCATATA GCTTCAGAAGACGAGGCTCAAGCCATCAAAGAGCGAATAATAGCAGCGCGAAGAAAAGTTCACAAGACGACAGGAGAAGAAGTAGCGGCCAGGTGGGCATTTGAAGAAGGG aTAAAACGCCCATACTTCCACGTGAAGCCTCTCGAGAGATGTCAGTTGAAGAACTGGAAGGCGTACCTGGAGTGGGAGAAGCAGCACGGCTCCTTTAAACGAGCACTGGTGTTACACGAGCGCTGTCTCATAGCATGTGCTCTGTATGAAGAGTTCTGGATGAGG TTAATAAAGTTTCTGGAAGAACATTCAGCCTCGGACCCCTCGGTGATTCCCCTCCAACGGGATGCTCTAGAGCGAGCGTGTACTGTACATCACCTGGACAAGCCCGAGCTGCACCTGCACTGGGCGCACTTCGAGGAGGCTAATGGAAACACGAGTCGTGCTGCTGAAATATTAGATAGGATCGAGAAGACCTGCCCCAACCTGGTGCAGATACAGTACAG GCGAATCAATCTTGAGAGGCGTCGCGGGGAGTACGATAAGTGCGTCCAGCTGTATGAAGGTTACATTTCATCAGCTAAAAACAAAGCTATAGCATCCGCGCTCGCTATTAAATACGCACGCTTCCTGTTTCACGTGAAGAGGGAACCGGAAGCCGCGAGGAAGGTGCTGGATGATGCGGTACTTAAGGATCCTCTCAACGCCAGACTACACATGCAGCGGTTGGATCTGGCCCTCCACACACCTGGCACCAAGTACGAGGAGTTGGAAG AATTGCTGATGAGCTACGAGAAGCAAGAGGGTGCGGAGATCGAGACGAGTACGGCGCTGGCGGTGCGGAGGAGGGAACTGGCCGAGGAGCTCGGAGACGCGGCCTCGGCCAGACAagcacacacgcacgcacgaACACTCTACAAACACATGAGGAAGAGGGCGCGGGCGGCCAAACATGACACGCACCATCACAC GGCTTGCGCGGATCCATCGAAGAAGAAAGAGAACTGTGCAACCACCACCAGCACCACCACAGCCAGCAGCGCAAACCAATACTACCAGAACGCGGCGGCGACTGCGCAGTCATACGACCAATCGTATGCACAGCCCTACACGCCGCCGTGGGGCTACCAGCAAGCGGCAGGGCCTTACCCCCACCACCCCCACCCGCACCCCTGGCCGCAGTACCCCAACTACTATTAA
- the LOC116773033 gene encoding pre-mRNA-processing factor 39 isoform X2, translating into MDDEMSSDLQKCLSEGAMDTDEGPLINENSNGLSHLLTDGEFNSVDAAVVDESSTSNQAFLNAVELSTGSVGDYLDNNTGGFNTDSFDVGDNAVNFPSDSLNNVLSDGDSRLSDAFKPTPNDIDLTENQKTVSQLELDMELTQDTSNETRSNQDFNMSSFNERNDTLPSDQDNTNDTLVEQSVKKSRKKRRSSKDEDDNKKNQNSNDRNRLSERKQDSVHREYEVSDNTQGNSQDSSYGRSKEKVKVVSEDELPTSKKDGKESRKRKTEEGDGYDPGSPTSESESANKKQAVSKNGESKPVSAEKRFSGDEKPKKKTLPDLDKYWKVVNDDPTDFTGWTYLLQYVDQESDAEAAREAYDAFLSHYPYCYGYWRKYADYEKRKGSKKKCLEVLERGLKAIPLSVDLWIHYLNHIKTTRTEDHAFIRSQYERAIEACGLEFRSDRLWESYIKWEAENGSALNVTNIYDRLLATPTLGYTSHFDNFQEHVMSEPACGAVSAEELVRLRAEVRDSAPAQPPPDLPPGEDEPADHIASEDEAQAIKERIIAARRKVHKTTGEEVAARWAFEEGIKRPYFHVKPLERCQLKNWKAYLEWEKQHGSFKRALVLHERCLIACALYEEFWMRLIKFLEEHSASDPSVIPLQRDALERACTVHHLDKPELHLHWAHFEEANGNTSRAAEILDRIEKTCPNLVQIQYRRINLERRRGEYDKCVQLYEGYISSAKNKAIASALAIKYARFLFHVKREPEAARKVLDDAVLKDPLNARLHMQRLDLALHTPGTKYEELEELLMSYEKQEGAEIETSTALAVRRRELAEELGDAASARQAHTHARTLYKHMRKRARAAKHDTHHHTACADPSKKKENCATTTSTTTASSANQYYQNAAATAQSYDQSYAQPYTPPWGYQQAAGPYPHHPHPHPWPQYPNYY; encoded by the exons atggaTGATGAAATGAGTTCAGATTTACAG AAATGTTTATCAGAGGGTGCTATGGACACTGATGAGGGtccattaataaatgaaaattcaaatGGTTTGTCCCATTTATTAACCGACGGAGAGTTTAACAGTGTTGACGCTGCGGTTGTTGACGAGTCGTCTACCTCGAATCAGGCTTTTTTAAATGCAGTTGAGTTATCGACTGGCAGCGTCGGTGATTATCTCGATAACAACACGGGCGGTTTTAACACTGATTCATTCGATGTCGGCGACAACGCTGTCAACTTCCCCAGCGACTCTTTAAACAATGTACTGTCAGACGGCGATTCCCGGTTGAGTGATGCTTTCAAACCGACGCCAAATGATATAGATCTTACAGAGAATCAGAAGACGGTGTCTCAATTAGAGCTCGATATGGAGTTGACGCAGGATACGTCTAACGAAACTAGAAGCAATCAGGATTTTAACATGTCCTCTTTTAACGAGAGAAATGATACGTTACCAAGTGACCAAGACAACACCAACGATACGCTTGTCGAACAGTCAGTAAAGAAATCTAGAAAGAAAAGACGTTCATCAAAAGATGAAGACGATAACAAGAAAAACCAGAACTCCAATGATAGGAATAGATTAAGCGAAAGAAAACAGGATTCGGTGCACAGAGAATATGAG gtATCAGATAATACTCAAGGAAACAGCCAGGATAGTTCATATGGAAGATCGAAAGAAAAAGTGAAG GTTGTGTCCGAGGACGAACTGCCGACATCAAAGAAGGATGGAAAAGAGTCTCGGAAACGAAAAACTGAGGAAGGTGATGGTTATGATCCTGGTTCACCAACATCTGAATCGGAGTCGGCTAACAAAAAACAAGCTGTTTCTAAG AACGGTGAAAGCAAACCAGTGTCGGCAGAAAAAAGATTCTCAGGGGATGAAAAGCCTAAGAAGAAAACTCTCCCCGACCTAGACAAGTACTGGAAGGTGGTTAACGATGATCCGACAGATTTCACAGGCTGGACATACTTGTTGCAGTACGTCGACCAAGAG AGCGACGCCGAAGCGGCCCGCGAAGCCTACGACGCCTTCCTCTCCCACTACCCGTACTGCTACGGCTACTGGCGCAAGTACGCCGATTACGAGAAGCGTAAAGGaagtaaaaagaaatgccTGGAG GTGTTGGAAAGGGGGCTGAAAGCCATACCACTGTCGGTTGACCTTTGGATACATTATCTCAACCACATTAAGACCACGAGGACTGAAGATCACGCCTTCATTAGGTCGCAGTACGAGAGGGCTATCG AAGCATGCGGCCTGGAGTTTCGTTCCGACCGTCTCTGGGAGTCGTACATCAAGTGGGAGGCCGAGAACGGCTCGGCCCTCAACGTCACCAATATATATGATCGTCTGCTGGCGACGCCGACACTTGGATACACCTCGCACTTTGACAA TTTCCAGGAGCACGTGATGTCGGAGCCGGCTTGCGGAGCGGTTTCCGCTGAGGAGCTCGTCCGCCTCCGCGCTGAGGTGAGGGACTCCGCCCCCGCTCAGCCGCCGCCCGACCTGCCCCCCGGCGAGGACGAGCCCGCTGATCATATA GCTTCAGAAGACGAGGCTCAAGCCATCAAAGAGCGAATAATAGCAGCGCGAAGAAAAGTTCACAAGACGACAGGAGAAGAAGTAGCGGCCAGGTGGGCATTTGAAGAAGGG aTAAAACGCCCATACTTCCACGTGAAGCCTCTCGAGAGATGTCAGTTGAAGAACTGGAAGGCGTACCTGGAGTGGGAGAAGCAGCACGGCTCCTTTAAACGAGCACTGGTGTTACACGAGCGCTGTCTCATAGCATGTGCTCTGTATGAAGAGTTCTGGATGAGG TTAATAAAGTTTCTGGAAGAACATTCAGCCTCGGACCCCTCGGTGATTCCCCTCCAACGGGATGCTCTAGAGCGAGCGTGTACTGTACATCACCTGGACAAGCCCGAGCTGCACCTGCACTGGGCGCACTTCGAGGAGGCTAATGGAAACACGAGTCGTGCTGCTGAAATATTAGATAGGATCGAGAAGACCTGCCCCAACCTGGTGCAGATACAGTACAG GCGAATCAATCTTGAGAGGCGTCGCGGGGAGTACGATAAGTGCGTCCAGCTGTATGAAGGTTACATTTCATCAGCTAAAAACAAAGCTATAGCATCCGCGCTCGCTATTAAATACGCACGCTTCCTGTTTCACGTGAAGAGGGAACCGGAAGCCGCGAGGAAGGTGCTGGATGATGCGGTACTTAAGGATCCTCTCAACGCCAGACTACACATGCAGCGGTTGGATCTGGCCCTCCACACACCTGGCACCAAGTACGAGGAGTTGGAAG AATTGCTGATGAGCTACGAGAAGCAAGAGGGTGCGGAGATCGAGACGAGTACGGCGCTGGCGGTGCGGAGGAGGGAACTGGCCGAGGAGCTCGGAGACGCGGCCTCGGCCAGACAagcacacacgcacgcacgaACACTCTACAAACACATGAGGAAGAGGGCGCGGGCGGCCAAACATGACACGCACCATCACAC GGCTTGCGCGGATCCATCGAAGAAGAAAGAGAACTGTGCAACCACCACCAGCACCACCACAGCCAGCAGCGCAAACCAATACTACCAGAACGCGGCGGCGACTGCGCAGTCATACGACCAATCGTATGCACAGCCCTACACGCCGCCGTGGGGCTACCAGCAAGCGGCAGGGCCTTACCCCCACCACCCCCACCCGCACCCCTGGCCGCAGTACCCCAACTACTATTAA
- the LOC116773109 gene encoding large ribosomal subunit protein bL9m, which translates to MLKMFGIRTALSKTIANGPNLLHQQTRNTFILKRRWPPPLHKQGGKPAKLKARHFIYDLVEDTCVSKKQDVQIILNQFVEGVGNTGDLLTLRPTIAYRDFLMPGLAVYASPENISKFKVEENKPKVEAEFSSPYAQRTVGCLSRLVLQITMSKTNPWTLEPWHVKTSFRKAGFVVPEHAITMPPVKISGPDLELQEKEFYVTVKVNNKEQVNVRCRIHHWATGLERLAWQKEHWKKPMQALIPEQAAILESMPLPQ; encoded by the exons atgttaaaaatgttcGGTATCCGTACAGCATTATCTAAAACTATTGCTAATGGTCcaaatttattacatcaacAAACAAgg aatacatttattttgaagaGAAGATGGCCTCCACCACTGCATAAGCAAGGAGGGAAGCCCGCCAAATTAAAAgcaagacattttatttatgatttagtTGAGGACACTTGTGTATCTAAAAAACAGGATGTCCAAATCATCTTAAACCAATTTGTTGAAG GTGTTGGTAATACTGGTGATCTACTCACCCTTCGTCCCACTATTGCCTACAGAGACTTTCTTATGCCTGGCTTAGCTGTATATGCCAGTCCAGAAAACATTTCAAAGTTCAAAGTTGAAGAAAATAAACCCAAAGTGGAAGCAGAATTCAGTTCACCGTATGCTCAGAgg ACTGTGGGATGTTTGTCGAGATTAGTGTTGCAAATCACAATGAGTAAAACAAATCCATGGACTCTAGAGCCCTGGCATGTTAAGACATCATTTAGAAAGGCAGGATTTGTTGTTCCGGAACATGCAATAACAATGCCGCCAGTAAAAATATCTGGTCCCGATCTAGAATTGCaggaaaaagaattttatgttaCCGTTAAA gtCAATAATAAGGAACAGGTTAATGTAAGATGCAGAATACATCATTGGGCTACAGGACTAGAAAGACTAGCATGGCAAAAAGAACATTGGAAGAAACCCATGCAAGCTCTTATCCCAGAACAGGCGGCCATTTTGGAAAGTATGCCCTTACCACAATAG
- the LOC116773107 gene encoding protein PFC0760c-like isoform X1, with protein MKMPPIVKTTLRKLKFICHNLSQINKSEKIKALRKRYDAFLEEDKKRKERNDYILERLEKMRSCITLVQVRCKGYSKDSCDYQGGVIKRAIDGPRHMYAKSDNQKRDELNILKEISQKYILIPKGATNDPKNNYDRVIPGDPGLVQSPSNDMDWKSKYSILDELKRQEKGENSKATADKRHGDNDLHDDVKNKNYILEDSNLKTNYQNENSDNRDLLPNKLDDGHDLNTVNRPNREERNNYRNKEKEPKNSEDLNIEATSALSAEQDEIPLDKNNDQEAKSKLNDLLPQNYQVEVKQDQIYYDSNLKEEKDLKNNLYEKLTEEQQPTAVCKDKYLPEEKNVTEVEKMSPENIAQTASDLPSVVSNETVNVVAKEDIPLSYSNSPEQIKNDNLVIAKTAEVKPTLREEPSTDIKEHEYQQQESNMKTEENIEQNASLDVNNEFETEQREMFYEETAGVYKQGDTTVYPEENENYANQEYSNYYEDIQKEQIYPIDINEHEETIERYDPNYEEQYANNYDGTDETEYQTQVYGVDDTYNQQVAYDQPGDNYQEQQIQNYEAGDKEAGKGDQAVYYDNAQTKEPYDNKLGDQPEAAYTEGYETQDYALVQEAPSIDAIGEQLDLEDKYIQNPNKSVENQDHKNDIEQTSEVKHPDANVI; from the exons ATGAAAATGCCGCCCATTG tgaaaACTACTTTAcgcaaattgaaatttatctgCCACAATCTTAGCCAgat aaataaatcggaaaaaataaaagcccTCAGAAAACGCTATGACGCTTTTTTAGAAGAAGATAAAAAACGTAAAGAAAGAAATGATTACATCTTGGAGAGATTGGAAAAAATGCGATCCTGTATAACGTTAGTCCAAGTGCGATGTAAG GGATATTCCAAAGACAGTTGCGACTATCAGGGAGGTGTTATTAAAAGGGCTATAGACGGACCCCGTCACATGTACGCGAAATCGGATAATCAAAAAAGGGATGAgctgaatattttgaaagaaatcagccagaaatatattttgataccgAAAGGCGCCACGAATGATCCTAAAAATAACTATGATAGGGTGATTCCGGGTGATCCTGGTCTCGTACAAAGCCCTTCCAATGATATGGATTGGAAAAGTAAATACAGTATTTTAGACGAATTAAAAAGACAAGAAAAGGGTGAGAATTCTAAAGCAACAGCTGACAAGCGACATGGTGATAATGATTTACACGATGacgttaaaaacaaaaactatattttagaagatagtaatttaaaaacaaactatcAAAACGAGAATTCTGATAACAGAGACCTCTTGCCTAATAAACTAGACGATGGACATGATTTAAATACAGTTAACAGACCAAATAGAGAAGAGAGAAacaattatagaaataaagaaaaggaACCTAAAAATAGTGAAGATTTAAACATTGAAGCAACATCTGCTTTAAGCGCGGAGCAAGATGAAATACCTTTGGATAAAAATAACGATCAAGAAGCCAAATCAAAGTTAAATGATTTGCTACCACAAAACTACCAAGTGGAAGTGAAACaagatcaaatatattatgacagCAATTTAAAAGaggaaaaagatttaaaaaacaatctttatgaaaaattaacagaAGAACAGCAACCAACTGCAGTCTGCAAGGATAAATACTTACCTGAAGAGAAGAATGTTACAGAAGTTGAAAAAATGTCTCCAGAAAACATTGCTCAAACCGCTTCAGACTTACCATCTGTTGTAAGCAATGAAACTGTGAATGTAGTAGCTAAAGAAGATATTCCACTCTCATATTCAAATAGTCCagagcaaataaaaaatgataactTGGTCATAGCAAAAACAGCTGAAGTTAAACCTACTTTAAGAGAAGAACCATCAACAGATATCAAAGAACACGAATATCAACAGCAGGAGTCGAACATGAAGACAGAAGAAAACATAGAACAGAATGCATCCTTGGATGTGAATAATGAATTTGAGACCGAACAAAGAGAAATGTTCTATGAGGAAACAGCTGGCGTATACAAACAAGGGGATACAACTGTATATCCAGaggaaaatgaaaattacgCAAATCAAGAGTACTCCAACTACTACGAAGACATACAAAAGGAACAAATCTACCCTATCGACATAAACGAACACGAGGAAACGATTGAACGTTACGATCCCAATTACGAAGAGCAATATGCCAATAATTATGATGGTACAGACGAAACAGAATACCAGACGCAGGTGTATGGCGTTGATGATACATACAACCAGCAGGTGGCTTACGACCAACCTGGAGATAACTATCAAGAACAACAGATCCAGAACTATGAAGCTGGAGATAAGGAAGCCGGCAAAGGCGATCAAGCTGTTTACTACGATAATGCACAAACTAAAGAACCATACGACAATAAGCTTGGAGATCAACCCGAGGCAGCTTATACAGAAGGCTACGAAACACAAGATTACGCCCTTGTGCAAGAAGCTCCGTCAATAGACGCAATAGGAGAACAACTGGATTTAGAAGACAAGTACATACAAAACCCCAACAAATCAGTTGAAAACCAAGATCACAAAAACGATATTGAGCAAACATCCGAAGTGAAACATCCCGATGCTAATGTCATATAA
- the LOC116773107 gene encoding protein PFC0760c-like isoform X2, with protein MGKSDKKNKSEKIKALRKRYDAFLEEDKKRKERNDYILERLEKMRSCITLVQVRCKGYSKDSCDYQGGVIKRAIDGPRHMYAKSDNQKRDELNILKEISQKYILIPKGATNDPKNNYDRVIPGDPGLVQSPSNDMDWKSKYSILDELKRQEKGENSKATADKRHGDNDLHDDVKNKNYILEDSNLKTNYQNENSDNRDLLPNKLDDGHDLNTVNRPNREERNNYRNKEKEPKNSEDLNIEATSALSAEQDEIPLDKNNDQEAKSKLNDLLPQNYQVEVKQDQIYYDSNLKEEKDLKNNLYEKLTEEQQPTAVCKDKYLPEEKNVTEVEKMSPENIAQTASDLPSVVSNETVNVVAKEDIPLSYSNSPEQIKNDNLVIAKTAEVKPTLREEPSTDIKEHEYQQQESNMKTEENIEQNASLDVNNEFETEQREMFYEETAGVYKQGDTTVYPEENENYANQEYSNYYEDIQKEQIYPIDINEHEETIERYDPNYEEQYANNYDGTDETEYQTQVYGVDDTYNQQVAYDQPGDNYQEQQIQNYEAGDKEAGKGDQAVYYDNAQTKEPYDNKLGDQPEAAYTEGYETQDYALVQEAPSIDAIGEQLDLEDKYIQNPNKSVENQDHKNDIEQTSEVKHPDANVI; from the exons atggGAAAATCTGACAAAAA aaataaatcggaaaaaataaaagcccTCAGAAAACGCTATGACGCTTTTTTAGAAGAAGATAAAAAACGTAAAGAAAGAAATGATTACATCTTGGAGAGATTGGAAAAAATGCGATCCTGTATAACGTTAGTCCAAGTGCGATGTAAG GGATATTCCAAAGACAGTTGCGACTATCAGGGAGGTGTTATTAAAAGGGCTATAGACGGACCCCGTCACATGTACGCGAAATCGGATAATCAAAAAAGGGATGAgctgaatattttgaaagaaatcagccagaaatatattttgataccgAAAGGCGCCACGAATGATCCTAAAAATAACTATGATAGGGTGATTCCGGGTGATCCTGGTCTCGTACAAAGCCCTTCCAATGATATGGATTGGAAAAGTAAATACAGTATTTTAGACGAATTAAAAAGACAAGAAAAGGGTGAGAATTCTAAAGCAACAGCTGACAAGCGACATGGTGATAATGATTTACACGATGacgttaaaaacaaaaactatattttagaagatagtaatttaaaaacaaactatcAAAACGAGAATTCTGATAACAGAGACCTCTTGCCTAATAAACTAGACGATGGACATGATTTAAATACAGTTAACAGACCAAATAGAGAAGAGAGAAacaattatagaaataaagaaaaggaACCTAAAAATAGTGAAGATTTAAACATTGAAGCAACATCTGCTTTAAGCGCGGAGCAAGATGAAATACCTTTGGATAAAAATAACGATCAAGAAGCCAAATCAAAGTTAAATGATTTGCTACCACAAAACTACCAAGTGGAAGTGAAACaagatcaaatatattatgacagCAATTTAAAAGaggaaaaagatttaaaaaacaatctttatgaaaaattaacagaAGAACAGCAACCAACTGCAGTCTGCAAGGATAAATACTTACCTGAAGAGAAGAATGTTACAGAAGTTGAAAAAATGTCTCCAGAAAACATTGCTCAAACCGCTTCAGACTTACCATCTGTTGTAAGCAATGAAACTGTGAATGTAGTAGCTAAAGAAGATATTCCACTCTCATATTCAAATAGTCCagagcaaataaaaaatgataactTGGTCATAGCAAAAACAGCTGAAGTTAAACCTACTTTAAGAGAAGAACCATCAACAGATATCAAAGAACACGAATATCAACAGCAGGAGTCGAACATGAAGACAGAAGAAAACATAGAACAGAATGCATCCTTGGATGTGAATAATGAATTTGAGACCGAACAAAGAGAAATGTTCTATGAGGAAACAGCTGGCGTATACAAACAAGGGGATACAACTGTATATCCAGaggaaaatgaaaattacgCAAATCAAGAGTACTCCAACTACTACGAAGACATACAAAAGGAACAAATCTACCCTATCGACATAAACGAACACGAGGAAACGATTGAACGTTACGATCCCAATTACGAAGAGCAATATGCCAATAATTATGATGGTACAGACGAAACAGAATACCAGACGCAGGTGTATGGCGTTGATGATACATACAACCAGCAGGTGGCTTACGACCAACCTGGAGATAACTATCAAGAACAACAGATCCAGAACTATGAAGCTGGAGATAAGGAAGCCGGCAAAGGCGATCAAGCTGTTTACTACGATAATGCACAAACTAAAGAACCATACGACAATAAGCTTGGAGATCAACCCGAGGCAGCTTATACAGAAGGCTACGAAACACAAGATTACGCCCTTGTGCAAGAAGCTCCGTCAATAGACGCAATAGGAGAACAACTGGATTTAGAAGACAAGTACATACAAAACCCCAACAAATCAGTTGAAAACCAAGATCACAAAAACGATATTGAGCAAACATCCGAAGTGAAACATCCCGATGCTAATGTCATATAA
- the LOC116773085 gene encoding uncharacterized protein LOC116773085: MIHKWWHRYIRRKTKPIPVDVAVLWKRRLSYAYGFLAWNAFGVLVYSIYNGKADWAHYYGLKTDEEAKMSPALGWANTLGIKNAKVYRISGLTKVDEYDIVEGEKKTIDKKEINSEELET, encoded by the exons atgatacatAAATGGTGGCACCGTTACATCCGGCGTAAAACGAAACCCATTCCAGTTGATGTAGCCGTTTTATGGAAACGTCGCCTTAGTTATGCTTATGGTTTTCTTGCATGGAATGCTTTCGGTGTACtggtatatagtatatacaatGGAAAAGCCGATTGGGCGCATTATTACGGTCTCAAAACAGATGAAGAAGCCAAAATGTCACCAG CACTGGGTTGGGCCAATACTTTAGGTATCAAGAATGCTAAAGTTTACAGAATATCTGGACTGACTAAAGTTGATGAATATGATATTGTGGAAGGagagaaaaaaacaattgataaaaaagaaataaacagtGAAGAATtggaaacataa